A stretch of Vigna angularis cultivar LongXiaoDou No.4 chromosome 4, ASM1680809v1, whole genome shotgun sequence DNA encodes these proteins:
- the LOC128196360 gene encoding mitochondrial outer membrane protein porin 1-like, with translation MNQGPGLYFDIGKKARDVLHKDYCQQTPIHFNYRFFGWNLDLSCEEELVHGLKGLFACNIPDSGKLELRHLSRFSGFSASIGLLGDEGKGYSPVANLSGLIGTRILSLGANLAYDISATRTTNSLNTGLSLNSPYLVASVTLHDYFQTLKGCCYFEVNPLNKTAIAAEVKYDLADDEITGVTIGVQHALFPWTLLKARLSNNGRVGALIQQKFGRKFSITVAGEVNLNEKDKEKCPKVGVYMAIK, from the exons ATGAACCAGGGTCCGGgcttatattttgatattggaAAGAAGGCCAGAG ATGTTCTTCATAAGGACTACTGTCAACAAACACCAATTCACTTTAACTACCGATTCTTCGGTTGGAATTTAGATCTATCCTGTGaag AAGAACTTGTGCATGGACTAAAGGGCCTTTTTGCATGTAACATACCTGACTCTGGGAAG TTGGAACTTCGACACTTGAGTAGATTCAGTGGGTTTAGTGCAAGCATTGGATTATTGGGAGACGAAGGAAAAGGATATAGCCCTGTAGCAAACCTCTCTGGTCTTATAGGAACAAGAATTCTCTCCCTGGGAGCAAATCTTGCCTATGACATATCAGCAACAAGGACAACTAACAGTCTCAATACTGGATTGAGCCTCAACAGTCCCTACCTTGTTGCTTCCGTGACCTT GCATGACTATTTCCAAACTTTGAAAGGTTGCTGCTATTTTGAAGTGAACCCCCTGAACAAGACTGCAATTGCAGCAGAGGTGAAGTATGACCTTGCAGATGATGAGATTACTGGTGTAACGATTGGTGTTCAGCATGCATTGTTTCCTTGGACATTGTTGAAGGCTCGACTCAGCAATAATGGCAGGGTAGGCGCTCTTATTCAACAGAAGTTCGGAAGGAAGTTTTCCATAACTGTGGCAGGAGAGGTCAATTTGAATGAGAAAGACAAAGAAAAGTGTCCCAAGGTTGGAGTCTACATGgctataaaatag
- the LOC108329921 gene encoding homeobox-leucine zipper protein ATHB-16 produces MVGGTVFSAASSLTTLLPNQTPPSASQPLDSIFHSSSSASSSPFLGSRSIVSFGGVQGGKGCNESFFLPYDDNGDEDTDEYFHQPEKKRRLSVDQVQFLEKSFDEENKLEPERKIRLAKELGLQPRQVAIWFQNRRARWKTKQMEKDYDSLHACYNDLKASYDDLLREKDKLQAEVAKLSEKVLEREKLEEGNFYRAETKGFQEPLQKSMIDSASEGEGSKVDISSAKSDMFDSSESPRYTDGVHSTLLETGDSSYVFEADQSDVSQDEGDNPSNTLLPHYMFPKLEDVGYTDQPHNSCHFGFPEEEDQAIWSWSY; encoded by the exons ATGGTGGGTGGAACTGTCTTTTCCGCTGCTTCAAGTTTAACCACTTTGCTTCCCAACCAAACACCTCCTTCCGCCTCTCAGCCTCTCGATTCCATTTTccactcttcttcttctgcttcttcttcccCTTTTCTCG GTTCAAGATCTATAGTGAGCTTTGGAGGTGTTCAAGGCGGGAAAGGGTGCAACGAGTCGTTCTTCCTGCCTTACGATGATAATGGGGATGAGGACACGGACGAGTACTTTCATCAGCCTGAGAAAAAACGCAGGCTGTCCGTTGACCAAGTGCAGTTTCTTGAGAAGAGCTTTGATGAGGAGAATAAGCTCGAACCCGAGAGGAAGATTCGGCTAGCTAAAGAACTCGGGTTGCAGCCGCGGCAGGTGGCGATTTGGTTTCAGAACCGCCGGGCGCGGTGGAAGACGAAGCAGATGGAGAAGGATTATGATTCCCTGCACGCATGCTATAATGATCTCAAGGCCAGCTATGATGATCTTCTCAGGGAAAAGGATAAGCTCCAAGCTGAG GTAGCAAAGCTCAGTGAGAAGGTGCTCGAAAGAGAAAAACTGGAGGAGGGGAACTTTTACAGGGCTGAAACCAAGGGATTTCAGGAGCCGCTGCAGAAGTCTATGATTGATTCAGCTTCAGAGGGTGAAGGGTCCAAAGTTGACATTAGTTCAGCAAAGAGTGACATGTTTGATTCATCAGAAAGCCCACGTTACACTGATGGAGTACACTCTACTCTCCTTGAGACCGGTGACTCTTCTTATGTGTTTGAAGCTGATCAGTCTGATGTGTCACAGGATGAAGGAGATAACCCGAGCAATACCCTTTTGCCTCATTACATGTTTCCCAAACTTGAAGATGTTGGTTACACGGACCAGCCTCATAATTCATGTCATTTTGGATTTCCCGAGGAAGAAGATCAAGCCATCTGGTCTTGGTCTTACTGA
- the LOC108330969 gene encoding (+)-cis,trans-nepetalactol synthase NEPS1: MADSANSMQNGAQKLVGKVAIVTGGASGIGEETARQFANHGARMVVIADIQDQLGNRVAASIGSHRCTYIRCDVREEEQVKELVDSTVNAYGQLDVMFSNAGIVSHSDQTILDLDFSQFDRLFAINARAMAACVKHAARSMVERRVRGSIVCTASVAASQGSVGLTDYVMSKHAVKGLVRCASVQLGVHGIRVNCVSPSGLVTPLTRATHATMEIEELQKLYEQRSRLKGVVLSAKHVADAVLFLASGDSEFVTGHDLVVDGSFSC, encoded by the exons atgGCTGACTCAGCTAACTCAATGCAAAACGGTGCCCAAAAGTTGGTCGGAAAAGTTGCCATTGTCACCGGCGGAGCCAGCGGCATAGGCGAAGAGACGGCGCGTCAGTTCGCCAACCATGGTGCGCGAATGGTGGTGATTGCAGACATTCAAGATCAACTGGGCAACCGAGTTGCAGCATCCATTGGCTCTCATAG ATGCACCTATATCCGTTGTGACGTGAGAGAGGAAGAGCAGGTGAAAGAGCTGGTGGATTCAACGGTCAACGCTTATGGTCAATTGGACGTGATGTTCAGCAATGCCGGCATCGTTAGTCACTCCGACCAGACAATCCTCGACCTCGACTTTTCCCAGTTCGACCGTCTCTTCGCGATCAATGCCAGGGCCATGGCGGCGTGTGTGAAGCACGCCGCGCGCTCGATGGTGGAGCGGCGCGTGAGGGGAAGCATAGTATGCACAGCGAGCGTGGCGGCGTCGCAGGGCAGCGTGGGGCTCACGGACTACGTGATGTCGAAGCACGCGGTGAAAGGGTTGGTGCGTTGCGCGAGTGTGCAGCTGGGGGTGCACGGTATCAGGGTGAACTGCGTCTCACCGAGTGGGTTGGTCACGCCCTTGACGCGTGCGACGCACGCGACGATGGAGATCGAAGAGCTGCAGAAACTGTATGAGCAGAGATCCAGGCTGAAAGGCGTCGTTTTGAGCGCCAAACATGTTGCGGATGCGGTGCTGTTTCTCGCGTCCGGTGACTCCGAGTTTGTAACCGGACACGATCTTGTGGTGGACGGTAGTTTTTCGTGTTGA
- the LOC108330800 gene encoding LRR receptor-like serine/threonine-protein kinase FEI 1 isoform X1, which translates to MEMGRVLLMLLVFSTTVLYPCSLALTQDGHTLLEIKSTLNDTRNFLSNWKKSDESHCTWTGITCHPGEQRVRSINLPYMQLGGIISPSIGKLSRLQRLALHQNGLHGVIPNEIGNCTELRALYLRANYLQGGIPSNIGNLSYLHVLDLSSNSLKGAVPSSIGRLTQLRVLNLSTNFFSGEIPDLGVLSTFGNNAFIGNLDLCGRQVQKPCRTSLGFPVVLPHAESDEAAVPAKRSSHYVKWVLVGAITIMGLALVITLSLLWICLLSKKERAARKYIEVKDQVNPESSRKDDGTKLITFHGDLPYTSFEIIEKLESLDEDDVVGSGGFGTVYRMVMNDCGTFAVKRIDRSREGSDQGFERELEILGSIKHINLVNLRGYCRLPSTKLLIYDYLAMGSLDDLLHENTEQSLKWSTRLKIALGSARGLAYLHHDCCPKIVHRDIKSSNILLDENMEPRVSDFGLAKLLVDEEAHVTTVVAGTFGYLAPEYLQSGRATEKSDVYSFGVLLLELVTGKRPTDPSFARRGVNVVGWMNTFRKENRLEDEVDKRCSDSVDAESVEVILELAASCTDANADERPSMNQVLQILEQEVMSPCPSDFYESHSDH; encoded by the exons ATGGAAATGGGTCGTGTATTGTTGATGCTGTTGGTTTTTTCCACCACTGTTTTATACCCTTGTTCTCTTGCTCTCACGCAAGACG GACATACATTGTTGGAGATCAAAAGCACTTTGAATGATACAAGGAATTTTCTGAGCAATTGGAAAAAGTCTGATGAGTCTCACTGTACATGGACCGGTATCACTTGTCATCCTGGGGAACAACGAGTACGCTCAAT AAATCTACCTTATATGCAACTTGGGGGTATTATATCTCCCAGCATTGGCAAACTCAGCAGACTGCAGAGACT GGCACTTCATCAGAATGGCTTACATGGAGTTATTCCTAATGAAATTGGCAATTGTACAGAGCTTAGAGCACT ATATTTGAGAGCTAATTATTTACAAGGAGGCATCCCATCAAATATTGGAAATCTTTCTTATTTACATGTATT GGATTTGTCAAGTAACTCATTGAAGGGTGCTGTACCATCCTCTATAGGTCGTCTTACACAATTGCGTGTTCT GAACTTGTCAACTAATTTCTTTTCCGGTGAAATCCCTGACCTTGGAGTACTAAGCACCTTCGGGAACAATGC GTTTATTGGGAACTTAGATCTTTGTGGGCGGCAAGTTCAGAAACCATGTCGGACATCACTTGGTTTTCCAGTGGTGCTACCACATGCAGAAAGTGATGAAGCTGCAG TTCCTGCTAAAAGATCTTCACATTATGTGAAGTGGGTGTTAGTTGGTGCAATAACAATAATGGGGCTTGCACTTGTTATAACTCTTTCGTTACTATGGATTTGCTTGCTATCAAAGAAGGAAAGAGCTGCTAGAAAATACATAGAAGTTAAGGATCAAGTCAACCCAGAATCAAGTAGGAAGGATGATG GTACAAAACTTATCACCTTCCATGGTGATCTGCCATACACATCATTTGAGATCATAGAAAAGTTGGAGTCTCTCGACGAAGATGATGTGGTAGGATCTGGAGGATTTGGTACCGTATATAGAATGGTGATGAATGATTGTGGTACATTTGCTGTTAAGAGGATTGATAGAAGCCGTGAAGGTTCTGATCAGGGTTTTGAGAGGGAACTAGAGATATTGGGTAGCATCAAGCACATAAATCTAGTTAACCTGCGTGGTTACTGCAGACTTCCTTCTACTAAGCTTCTAATCTACGACTATTTGGCCATGGGAAGCTTAGATGATCTCTTGCATG AAAACACTGAACAATCACTGAAATGGAGTACACGCCTAAAGATTGCTCTTGGTTCAGCCCGGGGTTTGGCTTACTTGCACCACGACTGCTGCCCGAAAATTGTGCACCGCGACATAAAATCCAGCAACATCCTTCTTGATGAGAACATGGAGCCTCGTGTCTCTGATTTTGGTCTTGCAAAGCTTTTGGTTGATGAAGAGGCCCATGTTACCACAGTGGTTGCAGGCACCTTTGGTTATCTGGCACCAG AGTATCTACAAAGTGGAAGAGCGACTGAGAAGTCAGATGTGTATAGTTTTGGAGTTCTGTTGCTAGAACTTGTAACTGGAAAGAGACCAACAGATCCTTCATTTGCAAGGAGAGGAGTAAATGTTGTTGGTTGG ATGAACACGTTCCGGAAAGAAAATAGATTGGAGGACGAAGTAGACAAAAGATGTAGTGATTCAGTAGATGCAGAATCTGTGGAGGTAATTCTTGAACTAGCAGCAAGTTGCACTGATGCAAATGCGGATGAACGTCCATCAATGAACCAAGTGTTACAGATACTGGAACAAGAGGTCATGTCTCCCTGCCCAAGTGATTTTTATGAATCACACTCAGATCACTGA
- the LOC108330800 gene encoding LRR receptor-like serine/threonine-protein kinase FEI 1 isoform X2 → MEMGRVLLMLLVFSTTVLYPCSLALTQDGHTLLEIKSTLNDTRNFLSNWKKSDESHCTWTGITCHPGEQRVRSINLPYMQLGGIISPSIGKLSRLQRLALHQNGLHGVIPNEIGNCTELRALYLRANYLQGGIPSNIGNLSYLHVLDLSSNSLKGAVPSSIGRLTQLRVLNLSTNFFSGEIPDLGVLSTFGNNAFIGNLDLCGRQVQKPCRTSLGFPVVLPHAESDEAAVPAKRSSHYVKWVLVGAITIMGLALVITLSLLWICLLSKKERAARKYIEVKDQVNPESSTKLITFHGDLPYTSFEIIEKLESLDEDDVVGSGGFGTVYRMVMNDCGTFAVKRIDRSREGSDQGFERELEILGSIKHINLVNLRGYCRLPSTKLLIYDYLAMGSLDDLLHENTEQSLKWSTRLKIALGSARGLAYLHHDCCPKIVHRDIKSSNILLDENMEPRVSDFGLAKLLVDEEAHVTTVVAGTFGYLAPEYLQSGRATEKSDVYSFGVLLLELVTGKRPTDPSFARRGVNVVGWMNTFRKENRLEDEVDKRCSDSVDAESVEVILELAASCTDANADERPSMNQVLQILEQEVMSPCPSDFYESHSDH, encoded by the exons ATGGAAATGGGTCGTGTATTGTTGATGCTGTTGGTTTTTTCCACCACTGTTTTATACCCTTGTTCTCTTGCTCTCACGCAAGACG GACATACATTGTTGGAGATCAAAAGCACTTTGAATGATACAAGGAATTTTCTGAGCAATTGGAAAAAGTCTGATGAGTCTCACTGTACATGGACCGGTATCACTTGTCATCCTGGGGAACAACGAGTACGCTCAAT AAATCTACCTTATATGCAACTTGGGGGTATTATATCTCCCAGCATTGGCAAACTCAGCAGACTGCAGAGACT GGCACTTCATCAGAATGGCTTACATGGAGTTATTCCTAATGAAATTGGCAATTGTACAGAGCTTAGAGCACT ATATTTGAGAGCTAATTATTTACAAGGAGGCATCCCATCAAATATTGGAAATCTTTCTTATTTACATGTATT GGATTTGTCAAGTAACTCATTGAAGGGTGCTGTACCATCCTCTATAGGTCGTCTTACACAATTGCGTGTTCT GAACTTGTCAACTAATTTCTTTTCCGGTGAAATCCCTGACCTTGGAGTACTAAGCACCTTCGGGAACAATGC GTTTATTGGGAACTTAGATCTTTGTGGGCGGCAAGTTCAGAAACCATGTCGGACATCACTTGGTTTTCCAGTGGTGCTACCACATGCAGAAAGTGATGAAGCTGCAG TTCCTGCTAAAAGATCTTCACATTATGTGAAGTGGGTGTTAGTTGGTGCAATAACAATAATGGGGCTTGCACTTGTTATAACTCTTTCGTTACTATGGATTTGCTTGCTATCAAAGAAGGAAAGAGCTGCTAGAAAATACATAGAAGTTAAGGATCAAGTCAACCCAGAATCAA GTACAAAACTTATCACCTTCCATGGTGATCTGCCATACACATCATTTGAGATCATAGAAAAGTTGGAGTCTCTCGACGAAGATGATGTGGTAGGATCTGGAGGATTTGGTACCGTATATAGAATGGTGATGAATGATTGTGGTACATTTGCTGTTAAGAGGATTGATAGAAGCCGTGAAGGTTCTGATCAGGGTTTTGAGAGGGAACTAGAGATATTGGGTAGCATCAAGCACATAAATCTAGTTAACCTGCGTGGTTACTGCAGACTTCCTTCTACTAAGCTTCTAATCTACGACTATTTGGCCATGGGAAGCTTAGATGATCTCTTGCATG AAAACACTGAACAATCACTGAAATGGAGTACACGCCTAAAGATTGCTCTTGGTTCAGCCCGGGGTTTGGCTTACTTGCACCACGACTGCTGCCCGAAAATTGTGCACCGCGACATAAAATCCAGCAACATCCTTCTTGATGAGAACATGGAGCCTCGTGTCTCTGATTTTGGTCTTGCAAAGCTTTTGGTTGATGAAGAGGCCCATGTTACCACAGTGGTTGCAGGCACCTTTGGTTATCTGGCACCAG AGTATCTACAAAGTGGAAGAGCGACTGAGAAGTCAGATGTGTATAGTTTTGGAGTTCTGTTGCTAGAACTTGTAACTGGAAAGAGACCAACAGATCCTTCATTTGCAAGGAGAGGAGTAAATGTTGTTGGTTGG ATGAACACGTTCCGGAAAGAAAATAGATTGGAGGACGAAGTAGACAAAAGATGTAGTGATTCAGTAGATGCAGAATCTGTGGAGGTAATTCTTGAACTAGCAGCAAGTTGCACTGATGCAAATGCGGATGAACGTCCATCAATGAACCAAGTGTTACAGATACTGGAACAAGAGGTCATGTCTCCCTGCCCAAGTGATTTTTATGAATCACACTCAGATCACTGA
- the LOC108330800 gene encoding LRR receptor-like serine/threonine-protein kinase FEI 1 isoform X3, with amino-acid sequence MSLTVHGPVSLVILGNNEYAQCINLPYMQLGGIISPSIGKLSRLQRLALHQNGLHGVIPNEIGNCTELRALYLRANYLQGGIPSNIGNLSYLHVLDLSSNSLKGAVPSSIGRLTQLRVLNLSTNFFSGEIPDLGVLSTFGNNAFIGNLDLCGRQVQKPCRTSLGFPVVLPHAESDEAAVPAKRSSHYVKWVLVGAITIMGLALVITLSLLWICLLSKKERAARKYIEVKDQVNPESSRKDDGTKLITFHGDLPYTSFEIIEKLESLDEDDVVGSGGFGTVYRMVMNDCGTFAVKRIDRSREGSDQGFERELEILGSIKHINLVNLRGYCRLPSTKLLIYDYLAMGSLDDLLHENTEQSLKWSTRLKIALGSARGLAYLHHDCCPKIVHRDIKSSNILLDENMEPRVSDFGLAKLLVDEEAHVTTVVAGTFGYLAPEYLQSGRATEKSDVYSFGVLLLELVTGKRPTDPSFARRGVNVVGWMNTFRKENRLEDEVDKRCSDSVDAESVEVILELAASCTDANADERPSMNQVLQILEQEVMSPCPSDFYESHSDH; translated from the exons ATGAGTCTCACTGTACATGGACCGGTATCACTTGTCATCCTGGGGAACAACGAGTACGCTCAATGTAT AAATCTACCTTATATGCAACTTGGGGGTATTATATCTCCCAGCATTGGCAAACTCAGCAGACTGCAGAGACT GGCACTTCATCAGAATGGCTTACATGGAGTTATTCCTAATGAAATTGGCAATTGTACAGAGCTTAGAGCACT ATATTTGAGAGCTAATTATTTACAAGGAGGCATCCCATCAAATATTGGAAATCTTTCTTATTTACATGTATT GGATTTGTCAAGTAACTCATTGAAGGGTGCTGTACCATCCTCTATAGGTCGTCTTACACAATTGCGTGTTCT GAACTTGTCAACTAATTTCTTTTCCGGTGAAATCCCTGACCTTGGAGTACTAAGCACCTTCGGGAACAATGC GTTTATTGGGAACTTAGATCTTTGTGGGCGGCAAGTTCAGAAACCATGTCGGACATCACTTGGTTTTCCAGTGGTGCTACCACATGCAGAAAGTGATGAAGCTGCAG TTCCTGCTAAAAGATCTTCACATTATGTGAAGTGGGTGTTAGTTGGTGCAATAACAATAATGGGGCTTGCACTTGTTATAACTCTTTCGTTACTATGGATTTGCTTGCTATCAAAGAAGGAAAGAGCTGCTAGAAAATACATAGAAGTTAAGGATCAAGTCAACCCAGAATCAAGTAGGAAGGATGATG GTACAAAACTTATCACCTTCCATGGTGATCTGCCATACACATCATTTGAGATCATAGAAAAGTTGGAGTCTCTCGACGAAGATGATGTGGTAGGATCTGGAGGATTTGGTACCGTATATAGAATGGTGATGAATGATTGTGGTACATTTGCTGTTAAGAGGATTGATAGAAGCCGTGAAGGTTCTGATCAGGGTTTTGAGAGGGAACTAGAGATATTGGGTAGCATCAAGCACATAAATCTAGTTAACCTGCGTGGTTACTGCAGACTTCCTTCTACTAAGCTTCTAATCTACGACTATTTGGCCATGGGAAGCTTAGATGATCTCTTGCATG AAAACACTGAACAATCACTGAAATGGAGTACACGCCTAAAGATTGCTCTTGGTTCAGCCCGGGGTTTGGCTTACTTGCACCACGACTGCTGCCCGAAAATTGTGCACCGCGACATAAAATCCAGCAACATCCTTCTTGATGAGAACATGGAGCCTCGTGTCTCTGATTTTGGTCTTGCAAAGCTTTTGGTTGATGAAGAGGCCCATGTTACCACAGTGGTTGCAGGCACCTTTGGTTATCTGGCACCAG AGTATCTACAAAGTGGAAGAGCGACTGAGAAGTCAGATGTGTATAGTTTTGGAGTTCTGTTGCTAGAACTTGTAACTGGAAAGAGACCAACAGATCCTTCATTTGCAAGGAGAGGAGTAAATGTTGTTGGTTGG ATGAACACGTTCCGGAAAGAAAATAGATTGGAGGACGAAGTAGACAAAAGATGTAGTGATTCAGTAGATGCAGAATCTGTGGAGGTAATTCTTGAACTAGCAGCAAGTTGCACTGATGCAAATGCGGATGAACGTCCATCAATGAACCAAGTGTTACAGATACTGGAACAAGAGGTCATGTCTCCCTGCCCAAGTGATTTTTATGAATCACACTCAGATCACTGA